A single window of Arvicanthis niloticus isolate mArvNil1 chromosome X, mArvNil1.pat.X, whole genome shotgun sequence DNA harbors:
- the Eif1ax gene encoding eukaryotic translation initiation factor 1A, X-chromosomal has protein sequence MPKNKGKGGKNRRRGKNENESEKRELVFKEDGQEYAQVIKMLGNGRLEAMCFDGVKRLCHIRGKLRKKVWINTSDIILVGLRDYQDNKADVILKYNADEARSLKAYGELPEHAKINETDTFGPGDDDEIQFDDIGDDDEDIDDI, from the exons ATGCCCAAGAATAAAG GAAAGGGAGGTAAGAACAGGCGTAGAGGGAAGAATGAGAATGAATCCGAAAAGCGAGAGCTTGTGTTCAAGGAGGATGGGCAAG aatatgCTCAAGTAATCAAAATGTTGGGAAATGGACGATTAGAAGCCATGTGTTTCGATGGTGTAAAGAGGCTGTGCCACATCAGAGGGAAATTGAGGAAAAAG GTTTGGATAAATACCTCAGATATCATATTGGTGGGCCTCCGAGATTACCAG gacAATAAAGctgatgtcattttaaaatacaacgCAGATGAAGCTAGAAGTCTCAAGGCCTATGGCGAGCTTCCCGAACATG ctaaaatCAATGAAACTGATACATTTGGTCCTGGAGATGATGATGAAATTCAGTTTGATGACATTGGGGATGATGATGAAGACATCGATGAC atcTAA